AGTTTTAAAAAAAAAACAACATTAATTTTACTTATGCTTATTATATAAAATATAAATAAAAATTTATGAATTAAAAAATTCAATTTTGTATCGTTAAATTTTAAAACTCAAAAGATGATACAACAAGTAATCAAAACTGCAGCATTTGTGATTTTACTACAAACAATAGCAAGTTGCAATTCAAGTTCTAAAAACGAAAGTTCTCAAACAAGTCAGGATTTGAAAAAGAAGGATTCAGTTCTAGATCATGTTTTAACAAAAACAGAACGCGATGCACTTAATCCAGAACAGGTTTTAAAAGAGTTTATTGCTGGAAACGATCGTTTTAATTCAGGGAATATTACCCAACGTAAACATTCGGAAGAAATTAGGAAAGCTGCAACTGATGGTCAATATCCAAAAGCAATGGTTTTAAGTTGTTTAGATAGTAGAGTGCCAGTAGAAGATGTTTTTGATCAAGGTATAGGAGATGTATTTGTAGGCAGAGTAGCTGGAAATTTTGTAAATACTGATTTATTAGGAAGTATGGAGTTTGCCTGCAAAGTTGCCGGTGCTAAATTGATTGTTGTTATGGGACATCAACATTGTGGAGCTATTAAGGGTGCTATAGATAATGTGCAATTAGGAAATATAACTTCAATGCTCACTAATATTAAACCTGCTGTACAAATGAGCGATGATTTTAAAGGAGAAAAGTCTTCTAATAATGAAGTGTTTGTTAAATTTGTTGCTAAGAATAATATAAGAAATACAATTTCTCAAATTAGGTCAAAAAGTGAAATTTTGAAAAAGATGGAAATCAATGGCGAAATTAAAATTGTAGGGGTGTTTTATACATTACGAACAGGAAAATTAGAGTTTGTTGACTGATTACTGATGATAATTTATTAACTTTTATTAGCCAAAAATTTAAGTTTAATTATCAATAATCTATCCACAGAACTTTATAATCTCTTAGGGTTAATTTAAAAATACAACACAAAAAAAATAAACGAAATCAAAATGAAATTGTTTTTTCTCTCTGTGATGTTCTTGATTTTAAATAGTGCTTTACCACATCCCGATTTTTAATCGGGACGGTCGAAGGTTCGAATCCTTCTGCCTTCACTTAAAAACCCACCAAATTGGTGGGTTTTTTGTTTTTAGTATATTTTGCTCCCCGTTTTTTCGCATCAATCCTAAAAAGCATCAACTGTCGCAGTCTCATTCGTGTAATTAAAATAGTTTTACGCAGACTTCTTTACAATTTACCGTACATTTTTTCCTTATTTTTTAATATCTTAGCAAAGTAAATTTCTTGCATTTTTATAGTGCAACAAAGTTTTTAAGCCGCATCAGGCTTACCAAAAGCAAATTAAACGCAAGCAATTACAGTAGTTCAAGCACTATTAATTGCTTACCTATCATTTACAATCAATACATTTCATGGCAGCCGAACAAAAACAAAAATTAGAACAACAACTCTGGAACATCGCAAACACCCTTCGTGGGAAAATGGATGCCGATGATTTTAGAGATTACATATTAGGTTTCATTTTCTACAAGTACCTGAGTACTAAAATGGATTTGTACGCCAACACCATCTTACAACCCGACGGTTTGACTTTTCAAGAAGTAGTAGGACATCCTGACGAAGCCCTTTTGATGCAAGAAATAAAACAATTGGCTATTGACAAATTAGGCTTTTTCCTAGAGCCTGCTGATTTATTCTCAGAACTAGCACGCAGAGGCAACGCAGGCGGAAAAAACAATTTTATCCTGGGCGATCTAGCCAAAGTACTCACGCACATTGAGCAAAGTACCATGGGGTCAGAAAGCGAAGAAGATTTTGGAAACTTATTTTCGGATTTAGATTTAACCTCTCACAAACTAGGAAAATCCGAAGCCGATAAAAACGAATTGATAGTAAAAGTCTTGATTCATCTGGATGAAATTGATTTTGATTTAGAAAACACCGATAGTGATGTTCTAGGAGATGCCTACGAATATTTAATAGGTCAGTTTGCCAGTGGTGCCGGCAAAAAAGCGGGCGAATTCTATACGCCACAACAAGTCAGTAGCATCTTGGCACAACTAGTAACTGTGGGTAAAGACAAGCTCAAAAGCGTATACGACCCAACGTGTGGTTCGGGTTCCTTGCTGTTGCGCGTAGCCAAAGAAGTAAAAGACGTAAGCGCTTTTTACGGTCAGGAAATGAATCCTACCACTTACAACTTGTGCCGCATGAACATGATCATGCACGATGTACACTACAAACGTTTTGACATTAAAAACGAAGATACTCTAGAACGCCCACAACATTACGATTTGCGTTTTGAAGCCATCGTGGCCAATCCGCCATTCTCGGCCAACTGGTCTGCGAGTCCGCTGCACATGACTGATGAGCGTTTTTCGGCCTATGGCAAACTCGCCCCAAGCTCTAAAGCTGATTTTGCTTTTGTACAACACATGGTGCACCAGCTAGATGATAACGGAACCATGGCTATTGTTCTCCCACACGGAGTTTTGTTTCGTGGTGGTGCCGAAGGACACATTCGCCAGTATTTGATCCAAGAGAAAAACTACCTCGATGCCGTAATAGGATTGCCCGCCAATATTTTTTACGGAACCAGTATCCCAACTTGTATTTTGGTCCTAAAGAAAAAACGCGACAATCCAGATAACATTTTGTTTATAGATGCCAGTCAGCACTACGAGAAAGTAAAAACCCAAAACGTATTGCGCAAAGAAGACATTGACAAAATAATTGAAACCTATAAAAATCGCACCGAGGAAGAAAAATATTCCCAAATTGCCTCTATTTCCGGCAATCGTACAGACGCGATTAATCGCGTCTCTACCATCGCCGAAAATGATTATAATTTAAACATCCCGCGCTACGTAGACACCTTTGAAGCCGAAGATGCCATAGACCTACAAGCCATAACCCAAGAATTACGCGCCTTAGCCCATGAAAGCAAAACCACCGATGCTACCATTGCCGGTTTTTGTACAGAATTAGGAATCCAAACCCCATTTTAATCATGAATACTAATTTGTACATACAAGAGTATTGGGGCGTTCCCCTGCTGAAAAAGCAGGGTCGGGCTATCCGTTACAATCTTTTTGTTCGTTCCTCTCAAAAAGGATTTTCACTTCTATCCCTAACGCAAAAAAATACCTGCCATGAATAAACTAAAGGTACCACAATTAAGGTTTAAGGGGTTTGAAGGGGAATGGAAATTTAAAAAAATAGGAAATATCGCTGAACTTACATCAAGTAAAAGAGTTTATTTAACAGATTATGTTGAAGAAGGTATTCCTTTTTATAGAGGTAAAGAAATTTCAGAATTGAAATTAGGTAAAATACCAAATGACATTTTATATATAACAGAATCTTCTTATCAAGAATTTAAAGAAAAATTTGGGGTTCCTCAAAAAGATGATTTATTGATTACAGCTGTTGGCACACTAGGTAATGTATTAAGAATTAAAGATGAAGCCAAATTTTACTTCAAGGATGGAAACTTAATTTGGTTTAGAAAAATCACGGAATTTTCTCCTTTTTTAGAGATTGCTTTAGATTTTTACAAAAGTGAAATTGAAAAAACGTCAATTGGTTCAACTCAAAGAGCCCTGACAATGGTTGAATTACGAAAGCTAAAATTTCCATTTCCCACCCTCCCCGAGCAACAAAAAATAGCTTCCTTTTTAAGTGCAGTCGATGAAAAAATACAGCAATTGTCCCGCAAAAAGGAATTATTAGAACAATACAAAAAAGGCGTCATGCAACAATTGTTCTCAGGTAAATTGAGGTTTAAGAATGAGAATGGAAAGGAGTATCCGGATTGGGAGGAGAAAAAGTTGGGGGATTTTTGCACATTTTTTTCAGGAGGAACACCAACAAGTACAAATCAAAATTATTATTCAGGCACAATACCTTTTATTGGTTCAGGAAATATTTATGATTCTGAAGTTTACAATTTTATTTCAGAACAGGCTTTAAATAGTTCATCGGCTAAAATGGTTGAAAAAGGCGATTTACTTTATGCTCTTTACGGTGCAAATAGTGGTGAACTTGCAATATCAAAAATGAGTGGAGCAATAAATCAAGCGATACTTTGTATTAGAAATGAAGAATGCATAGAATACTTATACTATATATTATTGCTAAATAAGGACAATATTGTTGCAAAATATTTACAGGGTGGGCAAGGAAATTTGTCTGCACAAATAATTAAAAGATTAAAATATAAATTTCCATCCTTACCAGAACAACAAAAAATCGCCAATTTTTTATCGGGCATCGATGGTAAAATAGAACAGGTGAATGGGGAATTGGTAAAAACGCAAGAATTTAAAAAAGGATTGTTGCAGCAAATGTTTGTGTAGAGACGCGATTCATCGCGTCTATTTGTGCGTTATAAAATTGTCAGCGATGGTAGAGAAGCGATTTATCGCGTCTATATTTGTGAAATCGAATTGTGGGGAATGAATGAGACGCGATAAATCGCGTCTGTACGTACGGATAGTATCGCGTCTATATTTGTGAAATCGAGTTGTGAGGAATGAATGAGACGCGATAAATCGCGTCTGTACGTACGGATAGTATCGCGTCTAATTTGTGAAATCGAATTGTGGGTAATGAAAGAGAAGCGATAAATCGCGTCTATATTGATGAAATCGAATGATGGGGAATGAAAGAGACGCGATAAATCGCGTCTGTACGTGCGGATAGCATGGCGTCTATATTTGTGAAATCGAATTGTAGGGGATGAAAGAGACGCGATAAATCGCGTCTGTACCGGGTAGCATGGCGTCTATATGTGCGTTATAAAATTATTAGCGATGGTAGAGAAGCGATTTATCGCGTCT
This portion of the Flavobacterium sp. CECT 9288 genome encodes:
- a CDS encoding restriction endonuclease subunit S, giving the protein MNKLKVPQLRFKGFEGEWKFKKIGNIAELTSSKRVYLTDYVEEGIPFYRGKEISELKLGKIPNDILYITESSYQEFKEKFGVPQKDDLLITAVGTLGNVLRIKDEAKFYFKDGNLIWFRKITEFSPFLEIALDFYKSEIEKTSIGSTQRALTMVELRKLKFPFPTLPEQQKIASFLSAVDEKIQQLSRKKELLEQYKKGVMQQLFSGKLRFKNENGKEYPDWEEKKLGDFCTFFSGGTPTSTNQNYYSGTIPFIGSGNIYDSEVYNFISEQALNSSSAKMVEKGDLLYALYGANSGELAISKMSGAINQAILCIRNEECIEYLYYILLLNKDNIVAKYLQGGQGNLSAQIIKRLKYKFPSLPEQQKIANFLSGIDGKIEQVNGELVKTQEFKKGLLQQMFV
- a CDS encoding carbonic anhydrase family protein; amino-acid sequence: MIQQVIKTAAFVILLQTIASCNSSSKNESSQTSQDLKKKDSVLDHVLTKTERDALNPEQVLKEFIAGNDRFNSGNITQRKHSEEIRKAATDGQYPKAMVLSCLDSRVPVEDVFDQGIGDVFVGRVAGNFVNTDLLGSMEFACKVAGAKLIVVMGHQHCGAIKGAIDNVQLGNITSMLTNIKPAVQMSDDFKGEKSSNNEVFVKFVAKNNIRNTISQIRSKSEILKKMEINGEIKIVGVFYTLRTGKLEFVD
- a CDS encoding type I restriction-modification system subunit M — translated: MAAEQKQKLEQQLWNIANTLRGKMDADDFRDYILGFIFYKYLSTKMDLYANTILQPDGLTFQEVVGHPDEALLMQEIKQLAIDKLGFFLEPADLFSELARRGNAGGKNNFILGDLAKVLTHIEQSTMGSESEEDFGNLFSDLDLTSHKLGKSEADKNELIVKVLIHLDEIDFDLENTDSDVLGDAYEYLIGQFASGAGKKAGEFYTPQQVSSILAQLVTVGKDKLKSVYDPTCGSGSLLLRVAKEVKDVSAFYGQEMNPTTYNLCRMNMIMHDVHYKRFDIKNEDTLERPQHYDLRFEAIVANPPFSANWSASPLHMTDERFSAYGKLAPSSKADFAFVQHMVHQLDDNGTMAIVLPHGVLFRGGAEGHIRQYLIQEKNYLDAVIGLPANIFYGTSIPTCILVLKKKRDNPDNILFIDASQHYEKVKTQNVLRKEDIDKIIETYKNRTEEEKYSQIASISGNRTDAINRVSTIAENDYNLNIPRYVDTFEAEDAIDLQAITQELRALAHESKTTDATIAGFCTELGIQTPF